AGTCTTAGTAATCTGAGATCTGCAGTGTAGATTACACCACTTGAGAATAGAATTGGGGTTACACTCATTTGTGTCAGGTTATATTGCTTTACACAGTCAGACCTTTCTTTCCATGCCAAAGAGAGAGTCTGCCTTTTTGAGGAAGGTAACTGAACTGACCATACAGAAAACATACAACACAAAGTAACATTATTCCATTTTGGCTGTCTTGACATGGCAGAACTGACATGCATAGAGCTCAAATAAGTAATATCCAGATGTAAATTATTAGTGGAAAAACCTCTTGTTAATTCATAGTTCCAATATTTTTTACTCACCTACTGTAACCTGAAAAGATTCAGGGCTCTGAGGATGTTCCTCACTTTCACAGGATTCTTGGTTGAGATTtaagttttgcttctttttaacATGAGCTATCACGAAGAAACACAACCCAGTGAGCACAATCAAAGGTCCCATGATCTGAAGTGACAGGAATCCACAGCCCTGGAGGTCCACATCAGGAGTGCCAGTGTGGTTGAGCTGCACCGTGcgccagccagggctgcagccaggaacCCAAATGCCCAGGATGCTAATCAACATCCCACTAGTTAAAAACAGGAATCCAAATATGAGGAACTGGGCAAACTGGCAGTTCCCACGACAGAAAACAAGGCTGTACACCTGCTCATTCTGCAATTGTCTTTGTCTTATATACATCCTGGCCCTTGATCGTGCCAGCAGAACACAAACCAGTCCAGTTACAGCCAGCACTGGCCCAGCTGCCTTAAGGACCTCGTTACAGTCACTGAGGCTTCCAGATGGACACGACTGGAGAATAAAGACTGAAAGAAGGAATCCAGCACAGAGCAACACAGCtccaaaaacaaaaaggaaaaaaataagtttccCATGTTGTCCATTGCTTCCTTCACCTCCTGGTGCAGGAACAGCCACAGGATACATTACAACAGAATCTCCACAAGCAGATGAGTTGTTAGAATTAAATGGCAGCAAACCACAGTAGATCTGTGAAcatgaaaatacacaaaataaaacaagaaaaaaaccccagcaagaacagctacattttattttttactttcaagTTTGTTACTCAACCTTTATTGTATGTGctcctgtattttctgttttgcagtaCCTGCACTATGGATTACAGGGCCTACTCAAGTTTGCTGATGTTAAATACTTATGAAAAGACAGAACTTGCTTTACAGTTTGACTTGAACCAACTGTAATTGCTGTTGCACAGCTAAATAATTTGTTCCTTTAGAGAAATAGTCTTATGATTAAGAGGatgttattttgaaatgttGAGTATTTGGAATGAGGACAGGTTAGCTTTCCCCTTGAAAAGAGAAAGCTACAggaattttctgtgctgaacTGCAGGAAGTGACAGCTTGTGAGAGACAGTACCTTAAAGTAAATGAGCAATGACTATTGGACTTTTTAACCAAGTAAATCTTCTGTTGCATACCTTCTCAAAGCATATAAATCTTGCTTCTCCTTCCACAGGCAGTAAAgaactttctgtttctttctttaactGAGCTTTCCTGTCCTATGCTGCCGCAAAACCAAGCACTGAGATGATTTTTGGTTTCGTTCTGAAAtgacaaaacaaagaaaataaaagaaaaaatcattcTAAAGACAGTTCAAGTCTCACTGATTTCATAGTTAGAGTTGGTAAGCATAGTGCTCCTACATTTTCTTTCAACTCCCCCTACTTCTGAATACTTTGTCTTTGTTTGAAagatctttaaaaagaaatcaatgaaGGTGGCTCCCAGAAGGTTTCTGAGCACACAAGACTCTggattcagaaataaaatagaagaaaacagaaaacagttttGAGGCCAGTAACAGCCCATATTGTAGTATGGATAACAAGTCAGCTGGATGTGGATTTACTGGGGCAAGGGAAGCCTGACTGAAAGCTAGGACAAGAGTTCcagtacaaaaaaaataaactctgctGTTACTACAAGGAAGTTTCTGCTACTCTGACACACTGGCCTATAGGGCCAGATGGACACCAGCCACCAGATGGTGACTAGCAACCATGGAGATCTTGGCTAACATCCATCAAAAGCCAACCTGAAAAGCAGGGGAAGTTCAGACTATCTAAGAAAGCAACTCTCATGGACAGACCACAAGAAAGCTGTTCCCCACCAAGTGCAGGAAGTACTTCAGCATGCTTGTGCTGCAGTGTTCTGACACTGCCCTCTTCCCCTCATCAGCAGTCTCCCATGACAGAAAATTTCACCTCTGTCTTGCATATTAAAGGACCAATATTTAGGGACTGGTGGAGTTGGTAATGGATGGAAGCAGGAATCAGCTTAGTTACTGCAGGTTGTTAGTTAACCTTCAGCCTTTTCCCTACCAGCTTCTACTGTCCTGCTACTAATTCAGATGACTGGAAGATAAAACATCGAATTAGATCGGATCCTCCTTACATATGCCTCTGGCAAATTTATtccacaagaaaaacaaagtattaTGTGATTCCTGGAAGCAAACTGTTGAGCATGTGTCAACGATGGTTTGTGTCACTCCCTGGTAACTGCAGTGCCCCACTGGGACAAAAAACACAACCACAGAACCCACTAGTGCCTCAAACACACAATTATTTATCTCCAATCTATTGAGTCACTACTCAGCCACCTTTAAGAGTAAAGGCCAATAAGGAAGAGGCTAAGCAGAGACATGAATGATGAAGTTGTTACACGTTTTACTGCTGAACATCAAACCAGGACCCCCAAAAGCACAGGAGAAAGCAGAGTACGTCACCAAGTAAAAGGCAAAATGAGCACAGGATCTGAGAGGCAAGGAAACACAGCAAGGAGGTCACTGCAGGAAGCAACCAAAACTTCCAGCTGGCCATCTTCAACAGCAAGACTGAGGAACTGCCCCTTAATGCATTCCATTACTATGAGCAGTCAACTTGTAAGCTGTGACTGCTACctgtttcttctgtgttttgaattCAGTCTACTGAGAAACCCCACTAAGATCAGTTTGAAAAACTGCTAACTGAGGGTCCCCTGGTAGAAGAGTCAGATTcactctggggaaaaaaagttataaaGAGCACTAAAAATAGGACAGCatgtcatgaaaaaaaaaaagttaaaaaaaaagaatatctcTTGGTTGATTTCAAATTGAAAACCTTTACCTCAGCACACTTTCAATACTACATGAGCTGAAGTCAGTTTGAAGG
This genomic window from Prinia subflava isolate CZ2003 ecotype Zambia chromosome Z, Cam_Psub_1.2, whole genome shotgun sequence contains:
- the TMEM171 gene encoding transmembrane protein 171, with protein sequence MYPVAVPAPGGEGSNGQHGKLIFFLFVFGAVLLCAGFLLSVFILQSCPSGSLSDCNEVLKAAGPVLAVTGLVCVLLARSRARMYIRQRQLQNEQVYSLVFCRGNCQFAQFLIFGFLFLTSGMLISILGIWVPGCSPGWRTVQLNHTGTPDVDLQGCGFLSLQIMGPLIVLTGLCFFVIAHVKKKQNLNLNQESCESEEHPQSPESFQVTVGDAVMLFPPPPPPYFADPMSPAVTHCLMSSVLPASENPPPYHSIFSDGAQLADDERTVAVRDYESIYTISGSSSPSDILPMLYLSSESPPKYEEKASITNNEYSPSSSSSFSSISLATSDTSS